The Pseudomonas sp. HOU2 DNA window GCACCGCGCGCAGGGTGGTCTGCGCCAGTTGGCTGGTGGCCGAGAGAAAGTCTTCGACCTGAATGATCGCCTTCTGCGGGTCGAGCACGCGGAAGTACAGCACCGCGTTGACCTTCACCGAGACGTTGTCGCGGGTGATCACATCCTGCGGCGGCACATCGAGGACCACGGTGCGCAGGTCGACCCGAACCATCTGCTGCACCACCGGAATCAGCAGGATCAGCCCCGGCCCCTTGACCTGCCAGAAGCGTCCGAGCTGGAACACCACGCCGCGCTCGTATTCACGCAGGATGCGGAACGTCGACCCGGCGAGGGCGATCACCAACAGCAGCAGTGCAACAAAACCGATTTGCAGACCCATGATCACTCTCCGTGTCGCACCGCGTCAGTCGCGGCGACTTTCAGCAATAAGCCATTTCGCCCGACCACGCGCACCGATTGCCCGGTGTGCAGCGGTGTCGCACTGTGCACTTGCCACTGTTCACCCTGCAATTGCACAAAGCCGCTGTGGGCGTTTTGCGCTTGCACGGTGGTCACCGCCGTCACGCTGCCGACCAGCCCGGCATCGCCGCTGACGGCGTGGCGCGGGCGGGTTTTCAGGGCGCGGACGATCAGCGCGATCAGCAGCAGGGCGCTGATCAGGCCAAGGCCGATGATCATCGGCACAGGCAATTCGGCGTTGCCCAGGATCAGCGCGCCAATGACGAACATGATGATCCCGCCCAGGCCAATCACGCCGTAGTTGGGCAGCGCGGCTTCGGCGATCAGAAAGGCAATGCCGAGGGTGATCAGCCACAGGCCGATCGGATTGACCGCCGTCAGCGGGACGTCAGCCGCAAGGACCGAGGCGCTGGCCAGCAGTATCAGGAAAAACAAACAACATCGGCTGTTCACGTGACCCTCCGGGAGAGTCATGGGTTGGTTCATTAAGTCTAGTTGAGCCTGACGCTGGATGAATTTTGATCAATGAGCGGATGTGTCCAGTGAGCGGATTTCCCTTCGCCAGCGGCTTGCCGAACTAGACTCAGCAGAACAGGCACAACGTTCCGCGTAACACCGAGGTGCAGCATGCGTATGGCAAAAAAAGTGCAGAGCAGCCTGAGTCGGGCGCACTGCGAATATGACGTCGTGGCCCACCGACATTCGGCCAGCAGCCTGGAAACCGCTCGGGTTAGCGGGGTGCCCGCCGAGCGCGTGGCCAAATCGGTGATTCTCGACGACCATCACGGGCATTACCTGATGGCCGTGCTGCCGGCCAGCCGGCACCTGGACTTGAGCAAGGTGCGCAACAGCGGCGAATGGCAGATCACCCGGGAAAGCAACCTGGCGCATATTTTCGATGACTGCGAACGTGGCGCGGTGCCGCCGCTGGGTGGTTCCTACGGGCTGGACATGGTCATCGATCCGTTGCTGACCCGGCAGAAAGACATTTACCTGGAAGCCGGCAACCACAACTACCTGCTGCACATGAGCATGCCCGAGTTTCTGAAAATGGTGCCGCATGCCGAGGTGCGGGAGTTGAGTCATTAGGTTTTGTAGCGCTTTCGCGGACGCCTTCGCGAGCAAGCTCGCTCCCACAGGTTGAACGCGTTCCCCTGTGGGAGCGAGCCTGCTCGCGAATAATCTCTCACCCACCGAATTCTTGAAGGAGTCCTCCATGGAGCAGCCAACCCACAGCCTGCCGTCCCTGTTCAAACAACTGGGAATGGACAACGACCCGACCAGCATCGACCAATTCATCGCCACCCATTCACCACTCAAACCCGAGTTGCACCTGGCGGACGCGTTTTTCTGGAGTAAAAGTCAGGCGGATTTCTTGCGTGGTGAAATTCTTGATGATGCGGATTGGGCGGAGGTGGTGGATCAGTTGAATGTGTTGTTGCGCAAGGGGCGGGTTTTGGAGGACTGAAGTAAAACCTTATTACAGAATGTCCACAGGATCCCTATCGATGTTGGAGTAGCTTGCCAATTCAACAATCCGGAGCCGTCGATGCAATCATTTTTGCCAGTCAGAACTATTGATGTTGACGCGCTTGGAGACTGTATTGAGGCAGTGATCGAAAGCATCTCCAACGGGCCTGTCGAGTTTCGGGAGCACGACACAACAGTGGCTGTGCTGATTTCGCCAGAAATTTATGAAGCGATCCTGAATAGGCTGGATGATTTCGATTTGGTGTCAATCACACATTCGCGCAGGAACGAAGTAGGGGTAGCCATCGAGCTGGATGAACTATAGAAATTCTCTGCCGAGAAGATTTGTTTCAAAACTTGACTGAAATTCCCCGCCAATGCGATATTGATAGTTAGCAAACTAACAGTGTGCATTTTCCCGTGCCCGATTCCCTCGACGCTCTCCAGATGAACATCAGCAGTGCCATGGTGGTGGCCGCCAGGCATTGGCGGAAGATCTGCCAGACCACGCTGGTCAACTACGGCATCTCCGAAGCCTGCGCCGTGCCGTTGTTGATGATCGGGCGGCTGGGCGAGGGTGTGCGTCAGGTGCAAGTGGCGCAGGCGGCGGGGATGGAGAGTCCGTCGCTGGTGCGTCTGCTCGATCAGTTGTGCCACGCCGGCTACGTCTGCCGCACCGAAGATGCGCAGGATCGCCGGGCCAAGTGCCTGAGCCTGACCGACACCGGCCGTGAACTGGTGCAAGCGGTGGAAAGTGAACTGGTACGTCTGCGTCATGAAGTGCTCGAAGGCATCGACCAGAGTGATCTGGAAGCTACGCTTCGGGTACTGCGAGCTTTTGAGGCGGCCAATCCGCCTGTGGTGATCAATTCTTGAACGGTTTTTTCTCCGGCATTCCTCCGGCCCGGGACTGGTTCTACGGGGTCCGTACCTTTGCAGCGTCGATGATCGCGCTGTACATCGCCTTGCTCATGCAAATGCCGCGTCCGTATTGGGCGATGGCCACGGTGTATATCGTCTCCAGTCCGTTTCTCGGCCCGACCAGTTCCAAGGCTTTGTACCGCGCCATCGGCACCTTCCTCGGCGCGGCGGCGGCGGTGCTGTTCGTGCCGATGTTCGTGCAGAGTCCGTATGTGTTGGTGGTGGTGATTGCCTTGTGGACGGGGATTCTGCTGTTCCTGTCGCTGCACCTGCGCACCGCCAATAATTACGCGCTGATGCTGGCCGGCTACACATTGCCGCTGATTGCCTTGCCGACCGTGGATAATCCGCTGGCGGTGTGGGACGTGGCGGAGGCGCGTACCGAAGAGATTTTTCTCGGTATCGCCGTGGCGGCGGTGATCGGTGCGATGTTCTGGCCACGGCGTCTGGCGCCGGTGTTCAACGACGCGGTGGGCAAGTGGTTCGCTGACGCCACCACCTACAGCCTGAAGTTTCTCAGTCGCGACGTGCAGCCTGAACAGATCACCGCGCTGCGCATGGCCATGGTCGCCAATTTCAACAGCCTTGAATTGATGATCGGCCAGTTGCCCCACGAAGGCGCCCGGCCGCAAACCGTGCGCAACACCAAGGAGCTGCGCGGGCGGATGATCCACCTGTTGCCGGTGATCGACGCTCTGGAAGACTCGCTCTACGCCCTTGAGCGACGCACGCCGGAACTGGTGGAAAAGTTTGCCCCGCTGCTGACCGCGACCCAGCAATGGCTCGGCCATAACGACGCCGATCTTGATCGGTGGCAGGCGCTCAAGGATCAACTACAGGCCTTGCAGCCGAGCTGCGAGGCGCT harbors:
- a CDS encoding YbaK/EbsC family protein, whose product is MRMAKKVQSSLSRAHCEYDVVAHRHSASSLETARVSGVPAERVAKSVILDDHHGHYLMAVLPASRHLDLSKVRNSGEWQITRESNLAHIFDDCERGAVPPLGGSYGLDMVIDPLLTRQKDIYLEAGNHNYLLHMSMPEFLKMVPHAEVRELSH
- a CDS encoding DUF2789 domain-containing protein, encoding MEQPTHSLPSLFKQLGMDNDPTSIDQFIATHSPLKPELHLADAFFWSKSQADFLRGEILDDADWAEVVDQLNVLLRKGRVLED
- a CDS encoding MarR family transcriptional regulator codes for the protein MNISSAMVVAARHWRKICQTTLVNYGISEACAVPLLMIGRLGEGVRQVQVAQAAGMESPSLVRLLDQLCHAGYVCRTEDAQDRRAKCLSLTDTGRELVQAVESELVRLRHEVLEGIDQSDLEATLRVLRAFEAANPPVVINS
- a CDS encoding NfeD family protein → MNSRCCLFFLILLASASVLAADVPLTAVNPIGLWLITLGIAFLIAEAALPNYGVIGLGGIIMFVIGALILGNAELPVPMIIGLGLISALLLIALIVRALKTRPRHAVSGDAGLVGSVTAVTTVQAQNAHSGFVQLQGEQWQVHSATPLHTGQSVRVVGRNGLLLKVAATDAVRHGE